A window of Streptomyces gilvosporeus contains these coding sequences:
- a CDS encoding ATP-grasp domain-containing protein — MSTVLFVYAKGGPPLGYALSRVAARSAVHLLALSTLPPTVAPVAEQLCASVLSPAETERDDLVSLIVTRAEAVGADAVVTFSEYAVVAVAEACAKLGLAGAGGRSALARDKRLMRRTWMQRGISQPRFRPVADEQELRDAAAALRLPVLLKSAWSAGSTAHQIIRSADEIPAAWHRAHAVMAESAELGYAELHVAGAGGNFLVEEIVPGTADGWFDQSGWGDYVSVEGVVADGEFRPVCLSGRMPTVAPFTERAGITPVPLPDDTQRRIVALARDAVDALGLENCGTHTEIKLGADGRMWVIETAARFGGAMTVPQIEEVFGLDLVGMLVDQLLGRPVVWPAQVLTSQEARGAAGSLVVLAVDAAGDAWADRRVWDFPAVRDAAPIGAGSRLSVVAENSLPDGAPVPVYDPAAGANTMAALCLLSAADPATVLDDFRSLVHALPKILPLVGAAEARS; from the coding sequence GTGAGCACGGTGCTGTTCGTGTATGCCAAGGGTGGCCCGCCCTTGGGGTACGCCCTGTCACGGGTCGCCGCGCGTTCGGCAGTGCACCTGCTGGCGCTCAGCACGCTTCCGCCCACCGTCGCCCCCGTTGCCGAGCAGCTCTGCGCCTCGGTGCTGAGCCCCGCTGAAACCGAGCGGGACGATCTGGTGTCCTTGATCGTCACCCGGGCCGAGGCCGTCGGCGCGGACGCCGTCGTCACCTTCTCCGAGTACGCGGTCGTCGCGGTCGCCGAGGCGTGCGCGAAACTCGGCCTTGCCGGGGCCGGCGGCCGCAGCGCGCTCGCCCGCGACAAGCGGCTGATGCGTCGCACCTGGATGCAGCGGGGGATCTCCCAGCCGCGGTTCCGCCCAGTGGCCGACGAGCAGGAGCTCCGCGACGCGGCCGCCGCGCTGCGCCTCCCCGTTCTGCTGAAGTCCGCCTGGAGCGCGGGTTCCACCGCGCACCAGATCATCCGGTCCGCCGACGAGATACCGGCGGCCTGGCACCGGGCGCATGCCGTCATGGCCGAATCCGCGGAGCTGGGCTACGCCGAACTCCATGTGGCCGGAGCCGGCGGGAACTTCCTCGTCGAGGAGATCGTCCCGGGCACCGCCGACGGCTGGTTCGACCAGAGCGGCTGGGGCGACTACGTCAGCGTCGAAGGCGTCGTCGCCGACGGCGAGTTCCGCCCGGTATGCCTCAGTGGCCGGATGCCGACCGTGGCGCCGTTCACCGAGCGCGCCGGCATCACGCCCGTACCGCTGCCGGACGACACCCAGCGGCGCATCGTGGCCCTCGCACGCGACGCCGTCGACGCGCTGGGCCTGGAGAACTGCGGGACCCACACGGAGATCAAGCTCGGTGCGGACGGCCGGATGTGGGTGATCGAGACCGCCGCACGTTTCGGCGGCGCGATGACCGTGCCCCAGATCGAGGAGGTCTTCGGGCTGGACCTCGTCGGCATGCTCGTCGACCAACTGCTGGGGCGGCCGGTTGTCTGGCCCGCCCAGGTCCTCACCTCCCAGGAGGCGCGCGGTGCGGCCGGCTCGCTCGTCGTCCTCGCCGTCGACGCCGCCGGTGACGCCTGGGCGGACCGTCGCGTCTGGGATTTCCCGGCGGTACGGGACGCGGCGCCGATCGGCGCCGGCAGCCGGCTGTCCGTGGTGGCCGAGAACTCGCTGCCCGACGGTGCTCCGGTGCCGGTGTACGACCCGGCCGCGGGAGCCAACACGATGGCGGCGCTCTGCCTGCTGTCCGCGGCCGACCCGGCGACCGTGCTCGACGACTTCCGGTCCCTCGTGCACGCCCTGCCGAAGATCCTGCCCCTCGTCGGCGCCGCGGAGGCCCGCTCATGA
- a CDS encoding helix-turn-helix transcriptional regulator: MDETGLKSLLERLPVSWWEADGELRVIDSGGGAFGDRGTAQRFLDTLRRQPSGPRASGPGHWQTQFDGRLFEVNWCGGVPRQGRSRGVAVEIGTGSAADRRYDAFADLAPSAAFIRDAAGRYVWVNHAYAHLYGTTPEHIIGKHVEEVDSPVDAAQVLALDKDLLTRGKPVRHTLTYHRPDGSSGQAAGHRFPVQEGTETCVAGIYIDISDYTRALHQRREAEESLCALRDHSGLPCALISAGGRIQQASAAAAELLQIRLSDLVGRRADGLLAATSESAGLWRSWRDLIVRRYRRIQTSVVLVDTRGRQRRVRLHLTTVGRYVARATSIWAVVTHQGIAQESHLAMTASQERILSLLAAGRSNADIATSLRLSRQTVDYHLSRLRDLLDAPNRCALVARAYALGIFVPHSWPPRPATAVPSPRAT; this comes from the coding sequence GTGGACGAGACCGGACTGAAGTCGCTGCTCGAACGCCTGCCGGTGTCCTGGTGGGAGGCCGACGGTGAACTGCGGGTGATCGACAGCGGGGGCGGCGCCTTCGGCGACCGGGGAACCGCACAGCGCTTCCTGGACACGCTGCGCCGGCAGCCGTCGGGCCCGCGCGCCTCCGGACCCGGCCACTGGCAGACGCAGTTCGACGGCCGGCTCTTCGAGGTGAACTGGTGTGGCGGCGTGCCGCGGCAGGGCCGCTCCCGCGGGGTGGCCGTGGAGATCGGCACCGGCTCGGCCGCCGACCGTCGCTACGACGCCTTCGCCGACCTCGCCCCCTCCGCGGCCTTCATCCGGGACGCCGCGGGTCGCTATGTGTGGGTGAACCACGCCTACGCCCACCTGTACGGCACCACACCGGAGCACATCATCGGCAAACATGTCGAGGAGGTCGACTCCCCCGTCGACGCGGCCCAGGTCCTCGCCCTCGACAAGGATCTGCTCACCCGCGGGAAGCCGGTGCGGCACACGCTCACCTATCACCGCCCGGACGGCAGCAGCGGGCAGGCGGCCGGTCATCGCTTCCCCGTACAGGAGGGCACCGAGACCTGTGTGGCCGGTATCTACATCGACATCAGCGACTACACCCGCGCGCTCCACCAGCGCCGGGAGGCCGAGGAGAGCCTGTGCGCGCTGCGCGACCACAGCGGGCTGCCGTGCGCGCTGATCTCCGCGGGCGGCCGGATCCAGCAGGCGAGCGCCGCAGCCGCCGAACTTCTGCAGATCCGGCTGTCCGACCTGGTCGGCCGGCGGGCCGACGGCTTGCTGGCGGCCACCTCGGAATCAGCCGGTCTGTGGCGCAGCTGGCGCGATCTCATAGTCCGCCGCTACCGGCGGATCCAGACCTCCGTCGTTCTCGTCGACACCCGCGGCCGGCAGCGCAGGGTCCGGTTGCACCTGACGACGGTGGGTCGGTACGTGGCCCGCGCCACCAGCATCTGGGCGGTCGTCACCCACCAGGGCATCGCCCAGGAGTCCCATCTCGCCATGACGGCCAGTCAGGAACGCATCCTGTCGCTCCTGGCGGCCGGCCGCAGCAACGCCGACATCGCCACCTCGCTGCGCCTCTCCCGGCAGACCGTCGACTACCACCTCAGCCGTCTTAGAGACCTCCTGGACGCTCCCAACAGGTGCGCGCTGGTCGCCCGCGCCTACGCCCTGGGCATCTTCGTCCCGCACTCCTGGCCCCCGCGTCCGGCGACCGCGGTCCCCTCACCAAGAGCCACCTGA
- a CDS encoding ATP-binding protein: MSPQLEAVIQEVAEHVCPLPHIPEAVSVVRRRMRTVLADWNLAPDLAEDALIVISELITNAVVHALPPAALRLSRGGADGRSALRVEVTDAGPASAGWVPVQPGDEHGRGLGIVTALAAECGVRVHEGGVTRWAEFLAA; this comes from the coding sequence ATGTCACCACAGCTTGAAGCGGTGATCCAGGAGGTGGCCGAGCATGTCTGTCCGCTGCCACACATCCCCGAGGCCGTCTCGGTCGTGCGCCGGCGGATGCGTACGGTCCTGGCCGACTGGAACCTGGCCCCGGACCTCGCCGAGGACGCGCTCATCGTGATCTCGGAGCTGATCACCAACGCGGTCGTCCACGCCCTGCCGCCGGCGGCGCTGCGGCTGTCACGGGGCGGGGCCGACGGGCGCAGCGCGCTGCGCGTCGAGGTCACCGACGCGGGGCCCGCATCGGCCGGCTGGGTGCCCGTCCAGCCCGGGGACGAGCACGGCCGTGGGCTCGGCATCGTCACCGCCCTGGCGGCCGAGTGCGGTGTGCGGGTCCACGAGGGCGGTGTCACACGGTGGGCGGAGTTCCTCGCAGCGTGA
- a CDS encoding IclR family transcriptional regulator translates to MAGPVQSIERAAAILRLLASGPRRLGLGEVAASLGLAKGTTHGILRTLQNIDFVEQDPATGKYQLGAALLHLGTSYLDVNELRSRSINWADALAARSGEAVRLGTPLEGKVLIVHHVFRPDDTFQTLDVGSLLPLHASSLGKVLLAFGSVPLEPTVEAELEAYTRHTLVTPEDLTRALSEIRELGWAAEVQEMMTGEAGISAPIRGHGGLVVGAIGVSGTIERICDSKGIPQPALVTQVRHAARAISRDLGAARW, encoded by the coding sequence ATGGCCGGCCCGGTCCAGTCGATCGAACGGGCGGCGGCAATCCTGCGACTGCTCGCCAGTGGGCCCCGTCGGCTCGGGCTGGGTGAGGTGGCCGCGTCGCTCGGGCTGGCGAAGGGCACGACCCACGGCATTCTGCGCACCCTGCAGAACATCGACTTCGTCGAGCAGGACCCGGCGACCGGGAAATACCAGCTCGGGGCCGCGCTGCTGCACCTGGGCACCAGCTACCTCGACGTGAACGAGCTGCGGTCCCGCTCCATCAACTGGGCCGATGCCCTGGCCGCCCGCAGCGGGGAGGCCGTCCGCCTGGGCACGCCCCTGGAGGGCAAAGTGCTCATCGTCCACCATGTCTTCCGCCCCGACGACACCTTCCAGACCCTGGACGTGGGCTCACTGCTGCCCCTGCACGCCTCCTCGCTCGGCAAGGTGCTGCTGGCCTTCGGCAGCGTGCCCCTGGAGCCGACCGTGGAGGCCGAGCTGGAGGCGTACACCCGGCACACCCTGGTCACCCCGGAGGACCTCACCCGGGCGCTCTCCGAGATCCGGGAGCTCGGGTGGGCCGCCGAAGTACAAGAGATGATGACGGGCGAGGCCGGTATCTCCGCGCCGATCCGCGGCCACGGTGGACTCGTGGTGGGTGCCATCGGCGTCTCCGGCACGATCGAGCGGATCTGCGACTCCAAAGGGATCCCGCAGCCGGCACTGGTGACGCAGGTCCGGCACGCCGCGCGGGCGATCTCCCGCGATCTGGGGGCCGCCCGCTGGTGA
- the glpK gene encoding glycerol kinase GlpK: MVERYVMSIDQGTTSTRCILFDHGGRLVSVAQHEHEQHFPRPGWVEHDAVEIWHTLQRVVPQALSHADVSPEEVAAIGIANQRETTVLWDRRTGTPLGRAIVWQDTRTAPMVEELRNEPGDDFFLQRCCLAPSTYFSAPRIRWLFDHVDGLRQRAEDGEVLFGTMESWLIWKLTGGPAGGRHLTDVTNASRTMLMNISTLDWDEELLEFFGVPRPMLPEIRSSAEDYGTARTVLPGVRITAALGDQQAALFGQTCFAPGEAKCTYGTGSFLLLNTGTDLVRSRHGLLTTVAYKIEDQPAVYALEGPIAVTGALVQWFRDRLGLISTAPEIETLARSVEDNGGCYIVPAFSGLYAPHWRSDARGVIVGLTSYITKGHLARAVLEATGWQTREVVDAMNADFPLPLKVLKVDGGMTSDNLLMQFLADALDVPVVRPMAVETVSLGAAYAAGLAAGYWPDLEVLRRNWHRAAEWLPKMSPERRQSEYENWKRAVERALGWIASPDPT; the protein is encoded by the coding sequence ATGGTTGAGCGGTATGTGATGTCCATCGACCAGGGCACCACCTCCACCCGGTGCATCCTCTTCGACCACGGCGGTCGGCTGGTGTCGGTCGCCCAGCACGAGCACGAGCAGCACTTCCCCCGGCCCGGATGGGTCGAGCACGACGCCGTCGAGATCTGGCACACCCTCCAGCGCGTGGTACCGCAGGCGCTCTCGCACGCCGATGTCAGCCCCGAGGAGGTCGCCGCCATCGGGATCGCCAACCAGCGCGAGACGACCGTGCTGTGGGACCGGCGTACGGGCACCCCGCTGGGCAGGGCGATCGTCTGGCAGGACACCCGTACGGCCCCGATGGTCGAGGAGCTCAGAAACGAGCCCGGGGACGACTTCTTCCTCCAGCGCTGCTGCCTGGCCCCTTCCACGTACTTCTCCGCCCCCCGCATCCGCTGGCTGTTCGACCATGTCGACGGGCTGCGGCAGCGCGCCGAGGACGGCGAGGTGCTGTTCGGCACGATGGAGAGCTGGCTGATCTGGAAGCTCACCGGCGGGCCGGCCGGCGGCAGGCACCTCACCGACGTCACCAACGCCAGCCGCACCATGCTGATGAACATCAGCACCCTCGACTGGGACGAGGAGCTGCTGGAGTTCTTCGGAGTCCCCCGCCCGATGCTCCCGGAGATCCGCTCCTCGGCCGAGGACTATGGAACCGCCCGCACCGTCCTCCCGGGCGTCCGTATCACCGCCGCACTCGGCGACCAGCAGGCGGCGCTGTTCGGTCAGACCTGCTTCGCCCCCGGGGAGGCGAAGTGCACCTACGGAACCGGCAGTTTCCTGCTGCTCAACACCGGCACCGACCTCGTACGGTCCCGGCACGGACTGCTCACCACCGTCGCCTACAAGATCGAGGACCAGCCCGCGGTCTATGCACTCGAAGGCCCGATCGCCGTCACCGGGGCACTGGTCCAGTGGTTCCGCGACCGGCTGGGGCTGATCAGCACCGCCCCCGAGATCGAGACCCTCGCGCGCAGCGTCGAGGACAACGGCGGCTGCTACATCGTCCCGGCGTTCTCCGGCCTGTACGCGCCGCACTGGCGCAGCGACGCCCGTGGGGTCATCGTCGGCCTCACCTCGTACATCACCAAGGGGCACCTTGCCCGAGCCGTGCTGGAGGCCACCGGCTGGCAGACCCGGGAGGTGGTGGACGCCATGAACGCCGACTTCCCGCTTCCGTTGAAGGTGCTCAAGGTGGACGGCGGCATGACGTCCGACAACCTGCTCATGCAGTTCCTGGCCGACGCGCTCGACGTGCCCGTGGTGCGCCCCATGGCCGTCGAGACGGTCTCCCTGGGCGCCGCCTACGCCGCCGGTCTCGCCGCTGGCTACTGGCCCGACCTGGAGGTCCTGCGCCGCAACTGGCACCGGGCCGCCGAGTGGCTGCCGAAGATGTCCCCCGAGCGGCGACAGTCGGAGTACGAGAACTGGAAACGGGCGGTCGAGCGCGCGCTCGGCTGGATCGCGTCGCCGGACCCGACCTGA
- a CDS encoding NUDIX hydrolase encodes MTATHSAAEIAAFLAVHPAPVMAVDALIRDADGRLLLVDPSYKDGWDLPGGMVDDEEPSAGLTRELREELGIQAHIGRLLAVDSLPKEFYGRSLVAHIYAARLPQSTALADLVLQQDEIRDAAYVPEREALERLPEVLRRRVAAALEAERGAHTAHLREGCPVPVDRRDHYATLPSPMVSATALITDEQGRVMVAEHSCHHGDGNPYGLPGGMVLAHESPRQGAAREIAEELGLTDVPVGRLLAVDSAPAHLYGRALDLHVFAVGPLTPEQAAGIRFPDGEIVAAHWLTPADALDRLPEHVGRRLRHGLQALATGTVAHLESGLPQPGSPLGIPPARHAQPESTGASTGADHRAVRPKTHTAATVLFTDRQERVLVVRPTRCEDGRWLVPGGAIDSDAGETPREAAQRTVHEEFGLDVPVKALLATDWIRAASGPAEVIHVYDGGTLDDAALKAIRLPERELSQWRLADPEELHGLLMERLVPRVHACLAARGAGGGAIELVNGRPAAEGAVAIVHHPRSGELLLHERDDAAPCWPGYWSLPGGDVEPGEFPDEAVRRELVEEAGLHTPTNADFVERIWDRDGSGRLISVYALPYDGTPEELTLGEGRQLRLVAPEKLDGYRIPPFLRAVVDRWLANRRQPGTARSSTSGSGAFRTPSAKPSGTG; translated from the coding sequence ATGACCGCCACGCACTCCGCAGCCGAGATCGCCGCCTTCCTGGCCGTCCACCCGGCCCCGGTGATGGCGGTGGACGCTCTGATCCGGGACGCGGACGGCCGCCTGCTGCTCGTCGACCCGTCGTACAAGGACGGATGGGACCTCCCCGGCGGCATGGTCGACGACGAGGAGCCCTCGGCGGGCCTGACCCGCGAACTCCGCGAGGAGCTGGGCATCCAGGCGCACATCGGACGCCTGCTCGCGGTCGACAGCCTCCCCAAAGAGTTCTACGGCCGGTCCCTGGTCGCCCATATCTACGCCGCCCGCCTTCCCCAGTCCACCGCTCTCGCCGACCTGGTCCTTCAGCAGGACGAGATCCGCGACGCCGCATACGTCCCCGAGCGGGAGGCACTTGAGCGGCTGCCGGAGGTGCTGCGCCGCCGGGTCGCCGCCGCGCTGGAAGCCGAGCGCGGCGCGCACACCGCCCACCTGCGCGAGGGCTGCCCGGTACCGGTCGACCGCCGCGACCACTACGCCACACTGCCCTCCCCGATGGTGTCCGCGACCGCGCTGATCACCGACGAACAGGGCCGCGTGATGGTCGCCGAGCATTCCTGCCACCACGGGGACGGGAACCCGTACGGGCTGCCCGGCGGCATGGTGCTGGCCCACGAATCGCCGCGCCAGGGCGCGGCCCGCGAGATCGCCGAGGAACTCGGCCTGACCGACGTGCCCGTCGGGCGGCTGCTGGCCGTCGACAGCGCGCCGGCGCACCTGTACGGCCGCGCGCTGGACCTCCATGTCTTCGCCGTCGGGCCGCTCACCCCCGAACAGGCCGCAGGCATCAGGTTCCCGGACGGCGAGATCGTGGCGGCGCACTGGCTCACGCCCGCCGACGCGCTCGACCGGCTGCCCGAGCATGTCGGCCGACGCCTCCGCCACGGGCTGCAGGCCCTGGCCACCGGCACGGTCGCGCATCTGGAAAGCGGCCTCCCCCAGCCCGGCTCCCCCCTCGGCATCCCGCCGGCCCGGCACGCCCAGCCGGAGAGCACCGGAGCGTCGACCGGTGCCGACCACCGTGCGGTGCGGCCCAAGACGCACACCGCGGCCACGGTTCTGTTCACCGACCGGCAGGAGCGCGTCCTGGTCGTCCGGCCGACGCGGTGCGAGGACGGGCGGTGGCTGGTGCCCGGCGGCGCCATCGACAGCGACGCCGGGGAGACACCGCGCGAAGCCGCGCAACGCACGGTGCACGAGGAGTTCGGCCTCGACGTGCCCGTCAAGGCCCTGCTCGCGACCGACTGGATCCGCGCCGCCTCCGGACCGGCCGAGGTGATCCACGTCTACGACGGAGGCACCCTCGACGACGCGGCTCTGAAGGCGATCCGGCTGCCCGAGCGGGAGTTGTCCCAGTGGCGCCTGGCGGACCCTGAGGAACTGCACGGGTTGCTCATGGAGCGCCTCGTTCCGCGTGTACACGCCTGCCTTGCCGCCCGCGGAGCAGGCGGCGGCGCGATCGAGCTGGTCAACGGCCGCCCGGCCGCCGAAGGTGCGGTCGCGATCGTCCACCACCCCCGAAGCGGCGAACTGCTTCTGCACGAACGCGATGACGCCGCCCCCTGCTGGCCCGGCTACTGGTCGCTTCCGGGTGGCGATGTCGAGCCCGGGGAGTTCCCGGACGAGGCCGTACGTCGCGAGCTGGTCGAAGAAGCCGGACTGCACACGCCGACGAACGCGGACTTCGTCGAGCGCATCTGGGACCGCGACGGCTCCGGCCGGCTGATCTCGGTCTACGCACTGCCGTATGACGGCACACCCGAGGAACTCACACTCGGCGAGGGACGCCAACTACGCCTGGTCGCACCCGAGAAGCTCGACGGCTACCGCATCCCGCCCTTCCTCCGTGCCGTCGTCGACCGCTGGCTGGCGAACAGGCGGCAACCTGGGACGGCAAGGTCATCGACCAGCGGCTCCGGAGCGTTCAGGACCCCGAGTGCGAAGCCGTCAGGGACCGGCTGA
- a CDS encoding ABC transporter ATP-binding protein — protein sequence MFTWLSRPPQQSTLSDSEQLLFSGALRHDKAWAQYENPLLRVSFWSMAKQFPAMMASVARAAWREDPRALLVLLAAELGIGLMRAFTLVATNQVLIAIFSAGPTTDRLLDAAPALGTAAAVTAASSMLSAVSVAASGRLEPKIERACTSRYYRGLARVELATLVNKETQRALDAGRYGIRSIRSMLSSSIQVINTVIGLVAAAGVLLLLHPVLVLALLLIAAPKAWGAVAVVRRNYASRSVWLDHVRATDMVTYQLSRPDAGPEVKAHRAGELLTGAYEDMAATAALEKQRLAYAEAGTDLMASAMSGVAALVSYGALWALLWFGAIPLAAAGTAVVAVRTSSQNLASLVMSVNRLYEESMYLADLETAYELAERNAIPAGGLSLPQGPVEVRCEKVSFSYPGAEQLALDEVSLMVPAGKVVALVGENGSGKTTLAKLLAGLYLPTQGQVFVNGVDVREADRDAVFDRVALLCQDFPHWPMTARANIHIGRPELDLDQERIEQAAREADALSVVDSLPDRWESIIVSGFERSTQLSGGQWQRMGSARARYRRAPLLIVDEPTSALDPRAEIEAFQALRSMTDNGTTVLLITHRLAATATADLIYVLDRGRVVEHGSHAELMTLTDGHYRTLYEMQAAQYARTPSSPVLPRPTPHS from the coding sequence GTGTTCACCTGGCTCAGCAGGCCACCCCAGCAGTCGACGTTATCCGACAGCGAACAGCTCCTGTTCAGCGGCGCGTTACGGCATGACAAAGCATGGGCACAGTACGAGAATCCGCTGCTGAGGGTGTCGTTCTGGTCGATGGCCAAACAGTTCCCGGCGATGATGGCGAGTGTCGCGCGGGCCGCGTGGCGGGAGGATCCCCGGGCCCTCCTGGTACTGCTCGCGGCGGAGCTCGGAATCGGCCTGATGCGTGCCTTCACGCTCGTGGCCACCAATCAGGTCCTCATTGCGATCTTCTCCGCCGGCCCGACCACCGACCGCCTGCTGGACGCCGCTCCCGCCCTCGGGACGGCAGCCGCGGTGACAGCCGCGTCGTCGATGCTGTCGGCGGTGAGCGTGGCCGCGTCCGGCCGCCTGGAACCGAAGATCGAGCGGGCCTGCACGTCCCGCTACTACCGGGGCCTGGCCCGGGTCGAGCTGGCGACGCTCGTGAACAAGGAAACCCAACGCGCTCTGGACGCCGGCCGCTACGGCATCCGTTCCATCCGCTCCATGCTCAGCTCCTCGATCCAGGTCATCAACACCGTCATCGGCCTTGTCGCGGCAGCCGGCGTCCTGCTGCTCCTGCACCCCGTCCTCGTACTCGCCCTGCTGCTCATCGCAGCGCCGAAGGCATGGGGTGCGGTGGCGGTCGTCCGGCGGAACTACGCCTCACGAAGCGTTTGGCTCGACCATGTCCGGGCGACCGACATGGTCACCTACCAACTGTCCAGGCCGGATGCGGGCCCGGAAGTCAAAGCGCACCGAGCCGGCGAACTGCTGACGGGCGCCTATGAGGACATGGCTGCCACCGCCGCGCTGGAGAAGCAGCGCCTGGCCTACGCCGAGGCCGGTACGGATCTGATGGCCTCGGCGATGTCGGGGGTGGCCGCGCTCGTCTCCTACGGAGCGTTGTGGGCGCTGCTGTGGTTCGGCGCGATTCCGCTGGCGGCGGCCGGTACCGCCGTGGTCGCGGTGCGGACCTCCAGCCAGAATCTCGCGAGTCTGGTGATGAGCGTGAACCGGCTCTACGAAGAGTCGATGTACCTCGCCGATCTGGAAACGGCCTACGAACTGGCCGAACGCAACGCCATCCCCGCCGGCGGCCTCTCCCTCCCCCAAGGGCCTGTCGAGGTCCGCTGCGAGAAGGTGTCGTTCTCCTATCCCGGAGCCGAACAACTCGCCCTGGACGAAGTGTCGTTGATGGTCCCCGCAGGAAAGGTGGTGGCGCTGGTCGGGGAGAACGGATCCGGCAAGACGACCCTTGCCAAGCTCCTGGCCGGGCTCTACCTGCCCACGCAGGGTCAGGTGTTCGTCAACGGCGTCGACGTGCGCGAGGCCGACCGGGACGCCGTCTTCGACCGCGTGGCCCTGTTGTGCCAGGACTTCCCTCACTGGCCGATGACCGCCCGCGCCAACATCCACATCGGCCGCCCCGAACTCGACCTCGACCAGGAACGGATCGAGCAAGCCGCTCGCGAAGCCGACGCCTTGAGCGTGGTGGACTCGCTGCCTGACCGGTGGGAGAGCATCATCGTCAGCGGCTTCGAGCGCAGCACCCAGCTCTCCGGCGGCCAGTGGCAGCGCATGGGCAGCGCCCGAGCCCGGTACCGCCGCGCTCCGCTGCTGATCGTCGACGAGCCGACCTCTGCACTCGATCCCCGGGCGGAGATCGAGGCGTTCCAGGCCCTTCGGTCGATGACCGACAACGGGACCACCGTGCTGCTCATCACCCATCGGCTCGCGGCCACCGCGACCGCCGATCTGATCTACGTGCTCGACCGCGGCCGCGTGGTCGAGCACGGCAGCCATGCCGAACTCATGACCCTCACCGACGGCCACTACCGCACGCTCTACGAAATGCAGGCCGCCCAGTACGCCCGGACCCCGTCTTCCCCTGTCCTTCCTCGCCCCACCCCGCACAGCTGA
- a CDS encoding class I SAM-dependent methyltransferase, with product MGYTTEDEWNAHYRDGRSFRPLGDAERALIEAHLPPSPGALALEVGCGTGELARHLVATGYRVDAVDYAEAAIEAARQQTDLAAAVTYARFDIETGEPADLPHHAYDLIVFRQSFAFVRDRVRVVNRLRERLRPGGTLCVITPVVANVPDHKRDIALDDGEIGLLTADWHHVARFDAEGLAFIVLRDPRLLRGLPAGSDAGRKPLAAISRRQPSDSDDGM from the coding sequence GTGGGGTACACCACAGAAGACGAATGGAATGCGCACTACCGGGACGGCAGGTCCTTCCGACCGCTCGGGGACGCCGAGCGGGCCCTGATCGAGGCACACCTCCCGCCGTCCCCTGGTGCGCTCGCCCTGGAGGTTGGTTGCGGCACGGGCGAACTCGCCCGTCATCTGGTCGCCACCGGCTATCGGGTCGACGCGGTCGACTACGCCGAGGCCGCGATCGAGGCCGCACGCCAGCAAACGGACCTCGCCGCCGCGGTGACGTACGCACGGTTCGACATCGAGACCGGCGAACCCGCGGATCTCCCACACCACGCCTACGACCTCATCGTTTTCCGGCAGAGCTTCGCGTTCGTCCGCGACCGCGTCCGGGTGGTCAACCGACTCCGCGAGCGGCTGCGCCCCGGCGGCACCCTGTGCGTGATCACCCCGGTCGTCGCCAACGTCCCGGACCACAAGCGCGACATTGCCCTCGACGACGGCGAGATCGGCCTGTTGACCGCCGACTGGCACCACGTCGCCCGGTTCGACGCCGAGGGCCTGGCTTTCATCGTGCTGCGCGACCCCCGGCTTCTGCGTGGGCTTCCGGCCGGTAGTGACGCCGGCCGGAAGCCCCTTGCCGCGATCAGCCGTCGTCAGCCGTCGGACTCCGACGACGGGATGTAG